The proteins below come from a single Antennarius striatus isolate MH-2024 chromosome 18, ASM4005453v1, whole genome shotgun sequence genomic window:
- the LOC137611760 gene encoding uncharacterized protein KIAA0040 homolog translates to MDGETNRIQEFFHQLWSFVVDKHNQGVYNTICLGVLLTLPLLILFTTLIVCCHCCCCRHDCSCCCCCKRRKAAMRSQTKKKKSSASAEEDLWISVKTGPMTPDRVNLTMV, encoded by the coding sequence ATGGATGGTGAAACAAACAGAATCCAGGAATTTTTCCATCAGCTTTGGAGTTTTGTTGTAGACAAGCACAACCAGGGTGTCTACAATACCATCTGCCTGGGGGTCCTGTTGACTCTTCCCTTGCTGATCCTTTTCACAACGTTGATTGTGTGttgtcactgctgctgctgtcgccATGACTGcagttgttgctgctgctgcaaacgCAGAAAAGCAGCGATGAGGTCACaaacgaagaagaaaaaaagttcagCCAGTGCTGAAGAAGACTTGTGGATTTCTGTCAAGACAGGACCGATGACACCTGACAGGGTCAACTTGACAATGGTGTAG